In Acropora muricata isolate sample 2 chromosome 11, ASM3666990v1, whole genome shotgun sequence, one DNA window encodes the following:
- the LOC136890751 gene encoding uncharacterized protein isoform X2, whose protein sequence is MLWNLLSINIPWMNMEGDKEHVMEPSKHQYSMDEHGGAATPGGSLTVVQNAVRILRPKAVFSVGTCISLGLEKARIGDVVISSRLTTTEGSKTPGSPLLGNLARDAPYGWEAPLKQPDEWEIKVHCNGDILSQSLRDKCQYDDICEQYPKAIAIETEGEENHEKRPIHPLGTATPKKQRQNAAFPESDSDISKVVELLKIEYNRRADFSPLLWSKCMKLQLQEVYTKLRLVSEGEAESSGIDVDDIFGPCEKDNAWSIGPCGGKSRNWQNHLVSQTLSRLGEWCNGS, encoded by the exons ATGTTATGGAACCTTCTAAGCATCAATATTCCATGGATGAACATGGAG gGAGACAAGGAGCATGTTATGGAACCTTCTAAGCATCAATATTCCATGGATGAACATGGAG GAGCTGCAACCCCAGGGGGCTCTTTGACAGTGGTTCAGAATGCAGTTAGAATCTTGAGGCCTAAGGCTGTATTTTCTGTGGGAACTTGCATCAGTTTAGGCTTGGAAAAGGCCAGAATCGGAGATGTGGTCATATCTTCAAGGCTAACAACAACAGAGGGATCCAAAACTCCTGGTAGTCCACTTCTTGGCAACCTTGCCCGAGATGCACCCTATGGGTGGGAGGCTCCGTTGAAACAACCAGATGAATGGGAGATTAAAGTACATTGCAATGGTGATATCCTGAGCCAGTCACTGAGAGACAAGTGTCAATACGATGATATTTGTGAGCAATATCCTAAGGCAAttgcaattgagacagaaggcGAAG AAAATCATGAAAAAAGGCCCATTCATCCCTTGGGAACCGCAACTCCAAAAAAACAGCGACAGAATGCAGCCTTCCCTGAAA GCGATAGCGACATCTCTAAGGTGGTGGAGTTACTGAAAATAGAGTATAACCGACGAGCTGATTTCAGTCCGCTGCTGTGGAGCAAATGCATGAAGTTACAACTTCAAGAAGTCTATACGAAGCTTAGACTTGTATCCGAAGGGGAAGCAGAAAGTTCAGGGATAGACGTGGATGATATCTTTGGGCCGTGTGAGAAAGATAATGCATGGTCAATTGGTCCTTGTGGAGGGAAGTCTAGGAATTGGCAAAACCACCTTGTGTCTCAAACTTTGTCACGACTGGGCGAATGGTGCAATGGCTCGTAA
- the LOC136890751 gene encoding uncharacterized protein isoform X7, translating to MLWNLLSINIPWMNMEGDKEHVMEPSKHQYSMDEHGGLEKARIGDVVISSRLTTTEGSKTPGSPLLGNLARDAPYGWEAPLKQPDEWEIKVHCNGDILSQSLRDKCQYDDICEQYPKAIAIETEGEENHEKRPIHPLGTATPKKQRQNAAFPESDSDISKVVELLKIEYNRRADFSPLLWSKCMKLQLQEVYTKLRLVSEGEAESSGIDVDDIFGPCEKDNAWSIGPCGGKSRNWQNHLVSQTLSRLGEWCNGS from the exons ATGTTATGGAACCTTCTAAGCATCAATATTCCATGGATGAACATGGAG gGAGACAAGGAGCATGTTATGGAACCTTCTAAGCATCAATATTCCATGGATGAACATGGAG GCTTGGAAAAGGCCAGAATCGGAGATGTGGTCATATCTTCAAGGCTAACAACAACAGAGGGATCCAAAACTCCTGGTAGTCCACTTCTTGGCAACCTTGCCCGAGATGCACCCTATGGGTGGGAGGCTCCGTTGAAACAACCAGATGAATGGGAGATTAAAGTACATTGCAATGGTGATATCCTGAGCCAGTCACTGAGAGACAAGTGTCAATACGATGATATTTGTGAGCAATATCCTAAGGCAAttgcaattgagacagaaggcGAAG AAAATCATGAAAAAAGGCCCATTCATCCCTTGGGAACCGCAACTCCAAAAAAACAGCGACAGAATGCAGCCTTCCCTGAAA GCGATAGCGACATCTCTAAGGTGGTGGAGTTACTGAAAATAGAGTATAACCGACGAGCTGATTTCAGTCCGCTGCTGTGGAGCAAATGCATGAAGTTACAACTTCAAGAAGTCTATACGAAGCTTAGACTTGTATCCGAAGGGGAAGCAGAAAGTTCAGGGATAGACGTGGATGATATCTTTGGGCCGTGTGAGAAAGATAATGCATGGTCAATTGGTCCTTGTGGAGGGAAGTCTAGGAATTGGCAAAACCACCTTGTGTCTCAAACTTTGTCACGACTGGGCGAATGGTGCAATGGCTCGTAA
- the LOC136890751 gene encoding uncharacterized protein isoform X6, giving the protein MLWNLLSINIPWMNMEFKSRKVPSEFSRGVHISLSEGKCLEKARIGDVVISSRLTTTEGSKTPGSPLLGNLARDAPYGWEAPLKQPDEWEIKVHCNGDILSQSLRDKCQYDDICEQYPKAIAIETEGEENHEKRPIHPLGTATPKKQRQNAAFPESDSDISKVVELLKIEYNRRADFSPLLWSKCMKLQLQEVYTKLRLVSEGEAESSGIDVDDIFGPCEKDNAWSIGPCGGKSRNWQNHLVSQTLSRLGEWCNGS; this is encoded by the exons ATGTTATGGAACCTTCTAAGCATCAATATTCCATGGATGAACATGGAG ttCAAATCAAGAAAGGTACCATCTGAATTCAGTAGGGGAGTGCACATTTCTCtttcagaaggaaaat GCTTGGAAAAGGCCAGAATCGGAGATGTGGTCATATCTTCAAGGCTAACAACAACAGAGGGATCCAAAACTCCTGGTAGTCCACTTCTTGGCAACCTTGCCCGAGATGCACCCTATGGGTGGGAGGCTCCGTTGAAACAACCAGATGAATGGGAGATTAAAGTACATTGCAATGGTGATATCCTGAGCCAGTCACTGAGAGACAAGTGTCAATACGATGATATTTGTGAGCAATATCCTAAGGCAAttgcaattgagacagaaggcGAAG AAAATCATGAAAAAAGGCCCATTCATCCCTTGGGAACCGCAACTCCAAAAAAACAGCGACAGAATGCAGCCTTCCCTGAAA GCGATAGCGACATCTCTAAGGTGGTGGAGTTACTGAAAATAGAGTATAACCGACGAGCTGATTTCAGTCCGCTGCTGTGGAGCAAATGCATGAAGTTACAACTTCAAGAAGTCTATACGAAGCTTAGACTTGTATCCGAAGGGGAAGCAGAAAGTTCAGGGATAGACGTGGATGATATCTTTGGGCCGTGTGAGAAAGATAATGCATGGTCAATTGGTCCTTGTGGAGGGAAGTCTAGGAATTGGCAAAACCACCTTGTGTCTCAAACTTTGTCACGACTGGGCGAATGGTGCAATGGCTCGTAA
- the LOC136890751 gene encoding uncharacterized protein isoform X5: MKRRTTSICCFNKNQRIIRKGDKEHVMEPSKHQYSMDEHGGLEKARIGDVVISSRLTTTEGSKTPGSPLLGNLARDAPYGWEAPLKQPDEWEIKVHCNGDILSQSLRDKCQYDDICEQYPKAIAIETEGEENHEKRPIHPLGTATPKKQRQNAAFPESDSDISKVVELLKIEYNRRADFSPLLWSKCMKLQLQEVYTKLRLVSEGEAESSGIDVDDIFGPCEKDNAWSIGPCGGKSRNWQNHLVSQTLSRLGEWCNGS; encoded by the exons ATGAAAAGAAGGACTACTTCAATCTGTTGTTTCAACAAAAATCAAAGGATCATCAGAAAG gGAGACAAGGAGCATGTTATGGAACCTTCTAAGCATCAATATTCCATGGATGAACATGGAG GCTTGGAAAAGGCCAGAATCGGAGATGTGGTCATATCTTCAAGGCTAACAACAACAGAGGGATCCAAAACTCCTGGTAGTCCACTTCTTGGCAACCTTGCCCGAGATGCACCCTATGGGTGGGAGGCTCCGTTGAAACAACCAGATGAATGGGAGATTAAAGTACATTGCAATGGTGATATCCTGAGCCAGTCACTGAGAGACAAGTGTCAATACGATGATATTTGTGAGCAATATCCTAAGGCAAttgcaattgagacagaaggcGAAG AAAATCATGAAAAAAGGCCCATTCATCCCTTGGGAACCGCAACTCCAAAAAAACAGCGACAGAATGCAGCCTTCCCTGAAA GCGATAGCGACATCTCTAAGGTGGTGGAGTTACTGAAAATAGAGTATAACCGACGAGCTGATTTCAGTCCGCTGCTGTGGAGCAAATGCATGAAGTTACAACTTCAAGAAGTCTATACGAAGCTTAGACTTGTATCCGAAGGGGAAGCAGAAAGTTCAGGGATAGACGTGGATGATATCTTTGGGCCGTGTGAGAAAGATAATGCATGGTCAATTGGTCCTTGTGGAGGGAAGTCTAGGAATTGGCAAAACCACCTTGTGTCTCAAACTTTGTCACGACTGGGCGAATGGTGCAATGGCTCGTAA
- the LOC136890751 gene encoding uncharacterized protein isoform X3 — MGDVSDEEKLKVALMNCSIGAATPGGSLTVVQNAVRILRPKAVFSVGTCISLGLEKARIGDVVISSRLTTTEGSKTPGSPLLGNLARDAPYGWEAPLKQPDEWEIKVHCNGDILSQSLRDKCQYDDICEQYPKAIAIETEGEENHEKRPIHPLGTATPKKQRQNAAFPESDSDISKVVELLKIEYNRRADFSPLLWSKCMKLQLQEVYTKLRLVSEGEAESSGIDVDDIFGPCEKDNAWSIGPCGGKSRNWQNHLVSQTLSRLGEWCNGS; from the exons ATGGGAGATGTCAGTGATGAAGAGAAGTTAAAGGTTGCATTGATGAATTGCTCTATAGGAGCTGCAACCCCAGGGGGCTCTTTGACAGTGGTTCAGAATGCAGTTAGAATCTTGAGGCCTAAGGCTGTATTTTCTGTGGGAACTTGCATCAGTTTAGGCTTGGAAAAGGCCAGAATCGGAGATGTGGTCATATCTTCAAGGCTAACAACAACAGAGGGATCCAAAACTCCTGGTAGTCCACTTCTTGGCAACCTTGCCCGAGATGCACCCTATGGGTGGGAGGCTCCGTTGAAACAACCAGATGAATGGGAGATTAAAGTACATTGCAATGGTGATATCCTGAGCCAGTCACTGAGAGACAAGTGTCAATACGATGATATTTGTGAGCAATATCCTAAGGCAAttgcaattgagacagaaggcGAAG AAAATCATGAAAAAAGGCCCATTCATCCCTTGGGAACCGCAACTCCAAAAAAACAGCGACAGAATGCAGCCTTCCCTGAAA GCGATAGCGACATCTCTAAGGTGGTGGAGTTACTGAAAATAGAGTATAACCGACGAGCTGATTTCAGTCCGCTGCTGTGGAGCAAATGCATGAAGTTACAACTTCAAGAAGTCTATACGAAGCTTAGACTTGTATCCGAAGGGGAAGCAGAAAGTTCAGGGATAGACGTGGATGATATCTTTGGGCCGTGTGAGAAAGATAATGCATGGTCAATTGGTCCTTGTGGAGGGAAGTCTAGGAATTGGCAAAACCACCTTGTGTCTCAAACTTTGTCACGACTGGGCGAATGGTGCAATGGCTCGTAA
- the LOC136890751 gene encoding uncharacterized protein isoform X1, whose product MKRRTTSICCFNKNQRIIRKGDKEHVMEPSKHQYSMDEHGGAATPGGSLTVVQNAVRILRPKAVFSVGTCISLGLEKARIGDVVISSRLTTTEGSKTPGSPLLGNLARDAPYGWEAPLKQPDEWEIKVHCNGDILSQSLRDKCQYDDICEQYPKAIAIETEGEENHEKRPIHPLGTATPKKQRQNAAFPESDSDISKVVELLKIEYNRRADFSPLLWSKCMKLQLQEVYTKLRLVSEGEAESSGIDVDDIFGPCEKDNAWSIGPCGGKSRNWQNHLVSQTLSRLGEWCNGS is encoded by the exons ATGAAAAGAAGGACTACTTCAATCTGTTGTTTCAACAAAAATCAAAGGATCATCAGAAAG gGAGACAAGGAGCATGTTATGGAACCTTCTAAGCATCAATATTCCATGGATGAACATGGAG GAGCTGCAACCCCAGGGGGCTCTTTGACAGTGGTTCAGAATGCAGTTAGAATCTTGAGGCCTAAGGCTGTATTTTCTGTGGGAACTTGCATCAGTTTAGGCTTGGAAAAGGCCAGAATCGGAGATGTGGTCATATCTTCAAGGCTAACAACAACAGAGGGATCCAAAACTCCTGGTAGTCCACTTCTTGGCAACCTTGCCCGAGATGCACCCTATGGGTGGGAGGCTCCGTTGAAACAACCAGATGAATGGGAGATTAAAGTACATTGCAATGGTGATATCCTGAGCCAGTCACTGAGAGACAAGTGTCAATACGATGATATTTGTGAGCAATATCCTAAGGCAAttgcaattgagacagaaggcGAAG AAAATCATGAAAAAAGGCCCATTCATCCCTTGGGAACCGCAACTCCAAAAAAACAGCGACAGAATGCAGCCTTCCCTGAAA GCGATAGCGACATCTCTAAGGTGGTGGAGTTACTGAAAATAGAGTATAACCGACGAGCTGATTTCAGTCCGCTGCTGTGGAGCAAATGCATGAAGTTACAACTTCAAGAAGTCTATACGAAGCTTAGACTTGTATCCGAAGGGGAAGCAGAAAGTTCAGGGATAGACGTGGATGATATCTTTGGGCCGTGTGAGAAAGATAATGCATGGTCAATTGGTCCTTGTGGAGGGAAGTCTAGGAATTGGCAAAACCACCTTGTGTCTCAAACTTTGTCACGACTGGGCGAATGGTGCAATGGCTCGTAA
- the LOC136890751 gene encoding uncharacterized protein isoform X4: MLWNLLSINIPWMNMEFKSRKVPSEFSRGVHISLSEGKCGLGLEKARIGDVVISSRLTTTEGSKTPGSPLLGNLARDAPYGWEAPLKQPDEWEIKVHCNGDILSQSLRDKCQYDDICEQYPKAIAIETEGEENHEKRPIHPLGTATPKKQRQNAAFPESDSDISKVVELLKIEYNRRADFSPLLWSKCMKLQLQEVYTKLRLVSEGEAESSGIDVDDIFGPCEKDNAWSIGPCGGKSRNWQNHLVSQTLSRLGEWCNGS, translated from the exons ATGTTATGGAACCTTCTAAGCATCAATATTCCATGGATGAACATGGAG ttCAAATCAAGAAAGGTACCATCTGAATTCAGTAGGGGAGTGCACATTTCTCtttcagaaggaaaatgtgG TTTAGGCTTGGAAAAGGCCAGAATCGGAGATGTGGTCATATCTTCAAGGCTAACAACAACAGAGGGATCCAAAACTCCTGGTAGTCCACTTCTTGGCAACCTTGCCCGAGATGCACCCTATGGGTGGGAGGCTCCGTTGAAACAACCAGATGAATGGGAGATTAAAGTACATTGCAATGGTGATATCCTGAGCCAGTCACTGAGAGACAAGTGTCAATACGATGATATTTGTGAGCAATATCCTAAGGCAAttgcaattgagacagaaggcGAAG AAAATCATGAAAAAAGGCCCATTCATCCCTTGGGAACCGCAACTCCAAAAAAACAGCGACAGAATGCAGCCTTCCCTGAAA GCGATAGCGACATCTCTAAGGTGGTGGAGTTACTGAAAATAGAGTATAACCGACGAGCTGATTTCAGTCCGCTGCTGTGGAGCAAATGCATGAAGTTACAACTTCAAGAAGTCTATACGAAGCTTAGACTTGTATCCGAAGGGGAAGCAGAAAGTTCAGGGATAGACGTGGATGATATCTTTGGGCCGTGTGAGAAAGATAATGCATGGTCAATTGGTCCTTGTGGAGGGAAGTCTAGGAATTGGCAAAACCACCTTGTGTCTCAAACTTTGTCACGACTGGGCGAATGGTGCAATGGCTCGTAA